Genomic DNA from Pirellulales bacterium:
CAGGCTGAACAGCAAGCTTATGCTGAAATCGCGAGCATCGAGCGCCAACTGGAGGTTCTGCCGCTTCGCGAAGATCTCGACGAGTCGGGCCGAAAGCAGGAGTTGCAACGGCTGCGGAGCGCGCTGGCTGTCGCTCGACATCAGGCCGTCGAAGCGTACTCCGCCATTCGCACGGCGAGTCCTAAGTTTCGGGACATTGTCGGTCAACAACTCAAACCGATCGATTTGCCGCATCTTCAGACCTGGCTCGGCGAGCGCAGCGCCATCGCACTGTACTACTCCATCTCGAAGTACGGCGTCCATGTGCTGTCAGTCGGCGGTCCCGACGACATGCCGCGCGACGAGAAGATTGTTGTGAACGACCAGCAAGCTCAATCGCTGGGGCTGGCCGCTGGTGAGCTAACGGCTTATGACGCGCAGACGATGCTGGCCAACGAGGCTGGCGATGGGGTGTTGCAATTGTTGTCCAAGCCGGAGAAGTCATCTAGCGCTATCGACAAGCTGGCCGCGCTGTGGACGCTGCTGACGCCCGAGGCGATTCGGGCGCGCCTGCTGGATGGCAGCGTGAAGCAGTTGGTGATTGTGCCCGACGGCCCGCTGGCGCAGTTGCCTTTTGAGGCGTTGGTGACCAATGCGGGCGCCGCGCCGGAATATCTGGTCGATGTTGGGCCGCCAATCCAGTATGCGCCGTCGGCGACGATTTTGTTGAATCTGGCCACGCGGCCGGCTGGTGAAGTGCCCGCCAATCGCGAGCCGGTGTTGGCGGTGGGCGATCCGGCGTATGCCGCGGAGCCAGCGGGCGCGACCTCGGCGCGTTACGGCGGGCTGGGCGGACAGCTTGCGCGTCTGCCGTATTCAGGGCAGGAAGCGACTTGGGTGACGGAGGTTTTTGGCAAGCAAGGGGTCAAGGCGGCGATCCTCAAAGGGAAATTGGCCACGGAGCGGATGGTTCGCGGCAATGTCGCCGGGCGGCGCATTGTGCACCTGGCGTGTCATGGCCTGGCCGACCAATCGTACGGCAACTTTTTTGGAGCGCTGGCGCTGGCGCCGGATACCGGCGGCGCGGCCGACGATGGATTTTTGTCGCTGCCCGAGATTTATCAGCTCGATTTGCGGGCGTGCGATTTGTCGATCTTGAGCGCGTGCCAGACGAACTACGGGCCGAACCAGCAGGGCGAAGGGGTGTGGTCGCTCTCGCGCGGATTTCTGGTGGCCGGCGCGCGGCGCGTGGTGGCCAGCAACTGGCTGGTCGACGACGAGGCGGCGGCGAGTCTTGTCAGTTATTACTGCGCTCAACTGGCGAAGCAGGAACACGACGGACAGACGCCCGACTACGCACGGGCCCTGTGCGAGGCCAAGCGCTGGATTCGCAAGCAAGCGAAATGGCAGAGTCCGTACTATTGGTCGACGTTCGTGCTGATTGGTCCGGGTTGAGGCTGGTTGGCGTGCGGTGGCGCGGAATAAGTACGACGTCCGGCTAAAGTCGAAGGCAGTCGCGAAGGTCAGGAAGGGTATGACGCTAATGCGAATGGACAACGTGCTCATCGTTGTCGACGACCTTGAAGCCACCAAGGCGTTTTTCATCGAACTGGGCCTCAGGCTGGAGGGCGAGACGACAGTCGAAGGGCCTTTGGTTGGACAACTGATCGGACTGGAGGATGTCCGAGCTACCCTGGCGATGTTGCGCACGCCCGACGGGCAGGGCATTGAGTTGGATAAGTTCCACACGCCCGATGCGATCCGATTTGGGCCGGTGGACGCGCCGGTCAACACGCTGGGGATCCGTCGAATTATGTTCGCCGTTGATGAAATCGATGTGGTGGTAGCGCGCCTGCGCGCGCATGGCGCAGAGGTCATTGGCGAAATGCAGTACGAGGACTCGTGCCGGCTTGCCTACATCCGCGGACCCGAGGGCATCATTGTCGCGCTGGCCGAGCAGCTTGGCTAAGGCCGGCAGGTAGGGCGCGGGACTCGAGTTTGGCGTGGCCTGCTCGCTGCCAGCGTCGACCAGTCAACCCCTCAAGATAGCACCGAAACCGATTATGCGTCGTCCCGGCGCGACAAACTCTGGTCTCCCAGGCTTGTAAAGCGAAGCGAATGCAGTGCCCGCTCAAACTCTGCATGTCGTAAAGAGTTCTCCGGCGGTCCACTTGTTTCCGACTGACTCCAGATTCTGAACCCGGTCGCGGGGCAGCGGAGAGTGAGAAGGCACGGTCGCGTCTTGATGTCTGGCTCATGCGATCGTGCCATCTTTCTATCAATCTGACCGTTTCATCAGACCGTCAAGGATCAATCCGACATGCAGATCGGCTCTTGTCACGAGCTTCTCCGCGGCGCCTTCCAAAAAACTGCTGACGACCAACCCGTATAGCATGTTCGAGATCGCGCGGACCGGCTCTTCCGGGTCAACGTCGCGGAAGACGCCCGCAGTGATACCGCGCCGCACCACGTCAACGAAGTACGGCTGCACTTCATCCCGGCCGGCAATCAGCAGCATAAGCGGCGAGTTGTCGCGAAACACTGCGCGCTGTTGGACGAAGAGTTCAACGGCGTCGGGGTGCTTTTGGCTGTAGCGTGCCACGGCGCGACAAGCGGTGCGAATAACGGCGACCGGGTCATCAATACAGGCAATTGTTTCGAAGATGAACTCTCTCAGTTCGGCGACCGTCCGCGCGGCCGCCGCCAGGAACAGGTCTTCCTTGCTCTTGAAGTGGTGGTAGACGGTGCCCTTCGCCACTCCGGCTGCTGCTGCGATCGCGTCCATCTCGGTCGCAGCAAACCCTCTCTCGGCGAACAACGCGACGGCACTCTCCAAGATGGACGTCTGCTTCGTGACGAGCTTGCGAGTAATATTCGGCACGAGATTGGTGTCCTGGGGCGACTGGCCAGTCGATTTTAACAAGTTTGTGGACAAGCCTGGGATTCATTTTGGAAAAAATTGGGTGTCTTTATTGAAAATCGCTGGCCAACTCGATTTAATGCCAAAACCGACCGGTGAGTCGGTTGTGTTCCGGAGCGCGCCGTCTCAGGGAGCTTTGGTTATGATCGCGACAACCGTGCAAGACTCGGCTAATCAGCCTCTTTCTGGTCTTTTCGACGTACAATCTCTACCTGGTCCGGGCGTTGGCGCCGTTCGGCAGGCCTGGGAATACTGGTCGTCGCCCGAACGGTTTCTTCAACGCTGTGCGCAACTCGGCGATCGGTTCACTCTCAAAATGCCGGGTCACGGCACATGGGTTTGCCTCACCAATCCCGCTGATATCAAGCGAGTATTTCTCGCGGACTCCGGCGTGCTCCAGTTCAGCGAAGTCCTTCGCCGCCTAACACCCGACGAAGTGGCCCTCGGACCAGTCGTGCACCTTGAAGGTCCGTCGCACATTCGTTGGCGGCGGATGACGCTTCCGTCCATGCAGGGTCAGCGACTGAGTGTCTACGAGCCCTCAATGGTCGCGGCAACCGAGCGGATGCTCCAGCGATGGCCCTGGGGGGAGAGCGTCAGCCTGACAAGCTCCATGCAGGCACTTGCCCTGGAAGTGATGCTCGAAATCGTGTTTGGACTCGCAGATGTGAAGCGGCGCGAACAGGTTCGCCAACATGCTATGGCAATCTCGGCAGAGCTCGGCTCGAAGCGGTTTTTGCTCGCCCTGGTGCT
This window encodes:
- a CDS encoding TetR/AcrR family transcriptional regulator — translated: MPNITRKLVTKQTSILESAVALFAERGFAATEMDAIAAAAGVAKGTVYHHFKSKEDLFLAAAARTVAELREFIFETIACIDDPVAVIRTACRAVARYSQKHPDAVELFVQQRAVFRDNSPLMLLIAGRDEVQPYFVDVVRRGITAGVFRDVDPEEPVRAISNMLYGLVVSSFLEGAAEKLVTRADLHVGLILDGLMKRSD
- a CDS encoding VOC family protein — translated: MTLMRMDNVLIVVDDLEATKAFFIELGLRLEGETTVEGPLVGQLIGLEDVRATLAMLRTPDGQGIELDKFHTPDAIRFGPVDAPVNTLGIRRIMFAVDEIDVVVARLRAHGAEVIGEMQYEDSCRLAYIRGPEGIIVALAEQLG